From a single Vitis vinifera cultivar Pinot Noir 40024 chromosome 18, ASM3070453v1 genomic region:
- the LOC100247712 gene encoding putative wall-associated receptor kinase-like 16, whose protein sequence is MGYFWRVLKMSLIIRLMFVAATAAAQEAKPGCQESCGNISIPYPFGTSPECYIAEEFLITCNTTNYSPPQAFLTRSNIQVLEILLQGQLRVSGWIGYDCYNSSNHNSWLELSKFTISTTQNKLTAVGCDTIALVTGYRGQNYTTGCVSLCDSVDDVINGSCSGIGCCQTFIPRGARSYDIELASINKYQQVLDFNPCSYAFVAEDGVFNFSSLDLLDLRGRQKFPLVLDWAIGNKTCQEAEMDAANYACKENTQCHDSISRPGYGCSCSDGYQGNPYLGCQDIDECSTLSPCNGTCQNLPGTFNCSCPKGYEGDGRKNGTGCTLVASQSQRFPLIIILGTSITLSVILLTSSWIYLGLRERKLIKRKEKFFQKNGGLMLQHLLSKYEGCTETTKIFTAKDLQKATDNYHESRILGQGGQGTVYKGILPDNRVVAIKKSKVTDQSQVEQFVNEVHILSQINHRNVVKLLGCCLETEVPLLVYEFVTNGTLSSHIHDTKCTSSLSWETCLRIASETAGALSYLHSSASTPIIHRDVKSTNVLLDDNFTAKVSDFGASRLVPLDQTQVATLVQGTFGYLDPEYFHSGQLTDKSDVYSFGVLLAELLTGKKVICFDRPEKERHLVRLFRSAVKEDRLLEVLDNKVLNEEHVQYFMEVAMLAKRCLEVKGQERPTMKEVAMELERVLKLIEKHPWVEGHDWNLEETQSLLNESLKAAYGCDSSNTTGYDSLKSEVKLNIDSGR, encoded by the exons ATGGGCTATTTTTGGAGGGTTTTGAAAATGAGCCTTATTATTAGGTTGATGTTTGTTGCAGCAACAGCAGCTGCTCAAGAAGCCAAGCCTGGCTGCCAAGAGAGCTGTGGCAACATCAGTATCCCATACCCTTTCGGCACCAGCCCCGAGTGTTACATTGCTGAAGAGTTTCTCATCACCTGCAACACTACCAATTATAGTCCTCCACAAGCATTCTTAACCAGAAGTAATATTCAAGTGCTAGAAATATTGCTCCAGGGTCAGCTGCGAGTCTCGGGTTGGATCGGCTATGATTGTTACAACTCTAGTAACCACAATAGCTGGCTTGAACTCTCTAAATTCACCATTTCCACTACTCAAAACAAGTTAACCGCTGTTGGCTGCGACACCATTGCACTAGTTACGGGTTATCGTGGGCAAAATTACACCACTGGCTGCGTGTCACTATGCGATAGCGTCGATGATGTCATCAATGGGTCTTGTTCCGGAATCGGTTGCTGCCAAACCTTCATTCCTAGGGGGGCAAGGTCTTATGACATCGAACTTGCCAGCATTAACAAATACCAACAGGTTCTAGACTTCAATCCTTGCAGTTACGCCTTTGTGGCTGAGGATGGTGTCTTCAACTTCTCATCCCTCGACCTTCTTGACCTAAGGGGTAGACAGAAGTTTCCTCTGGTGCTTGATTGGGCTATCGGAAACAAAACTTGCCAGGAAGCAGAAATGGACGCAGCAAATTACGCATGCAAGGAGAACACACAATGTCATGACTCCATCAGTCGCCCAGGCTATGGCTGCAGTTGCTCTGACGGCTACCAAGGCAATCCTTACCTCGGCTGTCAAG ATATAGATGAGTGTTCGACATTAAGCCCTTGTAATGGAACATGCCAGAATCTACCTGGTACTTTTAATTGCTCTTGTCCAAAGGGGTATGAAGGTGATGGAAGAAAAAATGGAACTGGCTGTACTCTCGTTGCTAGTCAATCCCAGAGGTTTCCCTTGATTATCATACTAG GTACCAGTATAACACTTTCAGTTATACTATTGACCAGTTCTTGGATATATCTGGGACTAAGGGAAAGAAAGCTGATTAAACGCAAAGAAAAATTCTTCCAGAAAAATGGTGGGCTTATGCTACAACATCTTCTTTCCAAATATGAAGGATGCACAGAAACGACTAAAATATTCACTGCCAAAGACCTTCAGAAAGCAACAGACAACTATCATGAAAGCAGAATCTTAGGCCAAGGAGGACAAGGAACAGTTTATAAGGGAATTTTACCCGACAATAGAGTTGTTGCCATTAAGAAGTCTAAGGTGACAGATCAGAGCCAAGTTGAACAATTCGTTAATGAAGTCCATATTCTCTCCCAAATCAACCATAGAAACGTGGTAAAATTATTGGGATGCTGTTTAGAAACTGAAGTTCCTTTACTGGTGTATGAATTTGTGACCAATGGCACCCTCTCTAGCCATATACATGACACGAAGTGCACATCTTCTCTTTCATGGGAAACTTGTTTGCGGATTGCATCTGAAACCGCGGGGGCCCTTTCATATTTGCACTCTTCTGCTTCAACTCCAATTATTCATAGGGATGTCAAATCTACTAACGTTCTCTTAGACGATAATTTCACGGCCAAAGTATCTGATTTTGGAGCATCGAGGCTTGTTCCTCTAGATCAAACCCAAGTAGCCACGTTGGTGCAAGGAACATTTGGATACTTAGACCCCGAATATTTTCATTCTGGCCAATTGACTGACAAAAGTGATGTTTACAGTTTCGGGGTTCTTTTGGCGGAGTTGCTAACTGGAAAAAAGGTAATTTGCTTTGACAGGCCTGAGAAAGAGAGACATTTAGTAAGGTTATTTCGTTCTGCAGTGAAAGAGGATCGTTTACTTGAAGTTCTTGATAATAAAGTTCTGAATGAGGAACATGTTCAATATTTTATGGAGGTTGCAATGTTAGCAAAAAGGTGTTTAGAAGTGAAGGGACAAGAAAGGCCTACTATGAAGGAAGTTGCAATGGAATTAGAGAGAGTACTAAAACTGATAGAGAAACACCCATGGGTAGAAGGTCATGATTGGAATTTAGAAGAGACTCAGTCCCTACTGAATGAATCTTTAAAGGCTGCGTATGGTTGTGATAGTAGCAACACAACAGGGTATGATAGTTTGAAGAGTGAAGTTAAATTGAATATTGATAGTGGTCGTTAA